From Camelus dromedarius isolate mCamDro1 chromosome X, mCamDro1.pat, whole genome shotgun sequence, one genomic window encodes:
- the ARMCX1 gene encoding armadillo repeat-containing X-linked protein 1 isoform X2 has protein sequence MGRTREAGCVAAGVVIGAGACYCVYRLTWGRDESGKIWNDDNDDEEEESSDIAETGKGAKANAGAGAGARVQGDSKAKAEVGVELKSGPDVKAEAHLKAQSGGGLEAKAKALFSILKEQSPTPEPKMDREKMFFSSTRATSKGIYA, from the exons ATGGGTCGTACTCGGGAAGCTGGCTGCGTGGCCGCTGGTGTGGTGATTGGGGCTGGTGCCTGCTACTGCGTATACAGACTGACCTGGGGAAGAGATGAGAGCGGGAAAATCTGGAATGATGACAATGACGATGAGGAGGAGGAATCTAGTGATATTGCAGAGACTGGGAAAGGAGCTAAGGCTAatgctggggctggagctggagctagAGTTCAGGGTGACTCAAAGGCCAAGGCTGAGGTGGGCGTGGAACTCAAGAGTGGACCTGATGTAAAGGCAGAGGCCCACTTGAAGGCCCAGAGCGGAGGTGGCCTAGAGGCCAAGGCCAAGGCTCTTTTCAGCATCCTGAAGGAACAG AGTCCCACCCCAGAACCAAAGATGGATAGAGAAAAGATGTTTTTCTCTTCTACAAGAGCTACAAGTAAAGGCATTTATGCCTAG
- the ARMCX1 gene encoding armadillo repeat-containing X-linked protein 1 isoform X1 translates to MGRTREAGCVAAGVVIGAGACYCVYRLTWGRDESGKIWNDDNDDEEEESSDIAETGKGAKANAGAGAGARVQGDSKAKAEVGVELKSGPDVKAEAHLKAQSGGGLEAKAKALFSILKEQASARAGRGARLSTISGTRMLAPGLPCPGIRGGGCHPVRNGARAGGRASSKSKGRTRGKSTRTPTTTTSWSVRRGKFNFPYKIDDVLGTNDLQKVLNILERSNDPFTQEVALVTLGNNAAYSFNQNAIRELGGLPIIAKLIKTKDPIIREKAYNALNNLSVNAENQGKIKTYIIQVCDDTMICRLDSAVQMAGLRLLTNMTVTNHYQHLLSYSFPDLFALLFLGNYFTKVQIMKLIINFTENPAMTRELVSCKVPSELISLFNKEWDREILLNILTLFENINDNIKNEGLASSRKEFSRSSLFFLFKESGVCVKKIKALANHSDLVVKVKVLKVLTKL, encoded by the coding sequence ATGGGTCGTACTCGGGAAGCTGGCTGCGTGGCCGCTGGTGTGGTGATTGGGGCTGGTGCCTGCTACTGCGTATACAGACTGACCTGGGGAAGAGATGAGAGCGGGAAAATCTGGAATGATGACAATGACGATGAGGAGGAGGAATCTAGTGATATTGCAGAGACTGGGAAAGGAGCTAAGGCTAatgctggggctggagctggagctagAGTTCAGGGTGACTCAAAGGCCAAGGCTGAGGTGGGCGTGGAACTCAAGAGTGGACCTGATGTAAAGGCAGAGGCCCACTTGAAGGCCCAGAGCGGAGGTGGCCTAGAGGCCAAGGCCAAGGCTCTTTTCAGCATCCTGAAGGAACAGGCAAGTGCAAGAGCGGGCAGAGGGGCCAGGCTGAGTACCATCTCTGGGACCAGAATGCTTGCACCTGGTTTACCCTGTCCAGGAATCAGGGGTGGAGGCTGCCACCCTGTGAGGAATGGGGctagggctgggggcagggcaagTAGCAAGTCTAAGGGAAGGACCCGAGGTAAGAGCACCAGGACTCCAACTACAACTACATCATGGTCTGTTCGAAGGGGCAAGTTCAACTTTCCCTATAAAATTGATGATGTTCTGGGTACTAATGACCTTCAAAAGGTCCTTAACATCCTTGAAAGATCTAATGATCCTTTTACTCAAGAAGTAGCCTTGGTCACTCTGGGTAACAATGCAGCATATTCATTTAACCAAAATGCCATTCGTGAATTGGGTGGTCTGCCAATTATTGCAAAACTGATAAAAACGAAAGATCCCATTATTAGGGAAAAGGCATACAATGCCCTTAATAACCTGAGTGTGAATGCGGAAAATCAGGGCAAGATTAAGACTTATATCATACAAGTGTGTGATGACACCATGATCTGTCGTTTGGACTCAGCTGTGCAGATGGCTGGACTAAGGCTGTTAACCAACATGACTGTGACTAATCATTACCAACATTtactttcctattcttttccagACCTTTTTGCTTTGTTATTCCTGGGAAATTACTTCACCAAGGTTCAGATTATGAAACTAATCATAAACTTTACTGAAAATCCAGCCATGACAAGAGAGCTGGTCAGTTGTAAAGTACCATCAGAATTGATTTCCCTTTTTAATAAAGAATGGGACAGAGAGATTCTTCTTAATATCCTTACCCTATTTGAGAATATAAATGACAACATAAAAAATGAAGGGCTTGCCTCATCCAGGAAAGAATTCAGCAGaagttcactttttttcttattcaagGAATCTGGAGTGTgtgttaaaaaaatcaaagcattaGCAAATCACAGTGATCTGGTGGTGAAAGTAAAAGTCCTAAAAGTATTGACCAAACTCTAA
- the ARMCX4 gene encoding armadillo repeat-containing X-linked protein 4: protein MGRVEVGWVTAGLMIWVGTCYYIYRLTKGRAQSVRRLARNGSRVKMETVVGIQNQTLAMNEAMAGTEIETRPKAKTGAETGAGSGAGAEVETKATARARTRANSQVKATAGAETKTQSEAKRVAGTVIMIEAVTLTEAKTSEVAMKEAVTQTDSETGRVVRREAVTQTKAKAWSLVARAEDKKEAKTQTKAESHMLAEKETEMNRVMVIQNEALAVTREVAKMSAINKSGIVDETKARAVEETVSVAKTQSEARPGTRVDAKGNFNTTSKAEAGADMGSCALFQAVAKIQVDDGPGTEVEAKGNWKTVSQAGSVVVMRASVQPQIVANAQTEVMPGATVDAGGNVNAICKAGVGADMSDSTQSQTVTKKQLEAMSGARVDDRRNTNVTSRVMTGADMKSAAQPQAVTRAQADVMPDVRIEGRGNPSATSKVEAGTDVESYTQPQPMANVQTDALPDDRMKAQGNANTKSTEGAETDTKAQSQISTKSQVEALPSTRGKSRGKAKGKSKTGVGTDMKNCAQPPAGAKTQVDVLPDSRVDGRGDTNANSKAEAKVELWACGLPQDMANSLGDTLPGAKNKVQNNPNAISKSGSGPHTKSSNQPQAMANTQGEALLGVKNKARGTPNAVSEAGTEPGTKVSAQPQTDTTGSTQPQAVADAQDEALCGTKNKVRGNPSAVSKAGTGPDTKNSAQLQAVASSQGETLPGVKNKVRGNPNALSKTETGADTKSSAQPQTDTTGSAQPQAVANSWGEASPATKNKVRDNSNAVSKARSGPDTMFSAQPQTDTANTAQPQAVASSWGEGLPGVKNKVRGNSNAVSKTETGADTKGSAQPQTDTAGSAQPQAVASSQGEAMCGTKNKIRGNPNAVSKARTGPDTKGSAQLQAVAGSQGEALCGTKNKVRGNPNAVSKAGAGPDTADSAQPQAVAISQSEVLLGARSKVRGNPNAVSKAGTGPNTTGSAAPQAVTNSQGEASLGARSKVRGNSIAKSKVEAGACMMGSGQHQSVSHSQSKTLSGAKDKAIPKSEAEATDVSVKPKAKATLTSKSEGGAGTQACRKSQPRVHDYYWNGIGIEDWIASERWIKFRFQARDGYWENSMSWADDENEANVESWNGARSENEVGIQSWTAAGDQASGGLWAGSHTSDQSWAGGQASGGYWVEAGDKAVGGSWTVAESQASGGSWAGTGTQAIAVPWTGGQASDSSWAGGQASGLSWTGGDTIGVSWAVVENQANGASWAGTEGQTSGRPQDGAGIQPNAGSWAAATPGNVVNIGYWAVAVDQATGGSWILTSDLSGGASWLGTGDLSGGGSKPRLEDQTNGNVSWAGAGLGPEDQSSGRSWANTVDQASGGSGLGAVDQTTGGSWVRTGEQGNEGSRAGFADQSCVGSWTGTGNQASEGFLIGAVDQATGGSWTATSDQSGGGSKPRFEDQVSEEGSLAGAGGQAGGESRSGPEDQSSGGSWADSGDQASGGFLVGAVEQASEGSWAVPGHQAGGEAKPRFEDQAKSGRVSWADNGSQASAGPRDQSVGDSWAAIGDQASGGSRPVPENQSTGWYYVCSGSQVNAGGCWSGAGGQAIAGPGLGHMNQSSGGSWAGTGSQVSGGSWAGVGDQAGSCPKPGFEDQASGGGFWSGAEHQAIGGSSPGPAGQSSGGSWAGTGSPASGGSWAGAGDQPGSCSKPGFEDHASGGGSWVGTGDQAGGKSWAGSRTGNEASGGSSLGPEEQASGGSWARAGDQPSGRSQVSAKTEANEGSWFGAGSEASTGSWFWRGEEAAIVSSPGGKNEASNESRSGVGEEAIISSRFGAEEKAIVGSWIRSDEAACMDSCVGAEAGVGVEARQESWLWDRDAATTGSRLGAGEEAGMGSWTLAEDVDEDELSRTSSPDIEEISLRSLFWAESENSNKSRSKREKVVNFECGAGDKSSTKDKLQTADGVDVKSGFSDGNKNRSEDKSAPKTKGKKSAESRVTSVVPGAGMGSWAGAMIWTEMKFPYQNESSFPPADELRKQIRSGEKTQAWACRCKRETNMDPQELEKLICMIEMTEDPSIHEIANNALYNSPDCPLSHEVIRNAGRISIIESLLNNPYPSVRQKALNALNNISVAAENHRKVKTYLNQVCEDTVTYPLNSNVQLAGLRLIKHLTIISEYQHMVTNYISEFLRLLTVGSGETKDHILGMLLNFSKNPSMTKDLLIANAPTSLINIFSKKETKENILNALSLFENINYHFKRRAKVFTQDKFSKNSLYFVFQRPKACAKKLRVLAAEYNDPEVKERVELLLSKL, encoded by the coding sequence ATGGGTCGTGTGGAGGTGGGCTGGGTGACTGCAGGACTGATGATCTGGGTTGGTACCTGCTACTACATTTATAGATTAACCAAGGGAAGAGCCCAGAGTGTGAGGAGACTCGCCAGAAATGGGTCCAGAGTCAAGATGGAGACTGTGGTTGGGATACAGAACCAGACCTTGGCCATGAATGAAGCCATGGCTGGGACAGAGATTGAGACTAGACCCAAGGCCAAGACTGGAGCAGAAACTGGAGCaggaagtggggctggggctgaagTAGAGACTAAGGCCACTGCTAGAGCCAGAACCAGAGCCAATTCTCAAGTCAAGGCAACGGCTGGGGCAGAGACAAAGACCCAATCTGAGGCCAAAAGAGTGGCTGGAACAGTGATCATGATAGAGGCCGTGACTCTGACTGAGGCCAAAACCAGTGAAGTGGCCATGAAAGAGGCAGTGACCCAAACTGACTCTGAGACTGGGAGAGTAGTCAGGAGAGAGGCAGTGACCCAGACCAAGGCTAAAGCTTGGTCACTTGTTGCTAGGGCAGAGGACAAGAAAGAAGCAAAGACCCAGACCAAAGCAGAAAGTCATATGTTGgctgaaaaagagacagagatgaaCAGAGTGATGGTGATACAAAATGAGGCCTTGGCAGTAACCAGGGAAGTGGCCAAGATGAGTGCCATAAACAAGAGTGGAATTGTGGATGAGACAAAGGCAAGAGCTGTGGAAGAGACTGTGAGTGTGGCCAAAACCCAGTCTGAGGCCAGGCCTGGTACCAGAGTTGATGCTAAGGGAAATTTTAATACCACATCCAAGGCAGAAGCTGGAGCAGACATGGGGTCCTGTGCACTGTTTCAGGCTGTGGCCAAGATCCAGGTTGATGACGGGCCTGGTACTGAGGTTGAGGCAAAGGGGAATTGGAAAACTGTGTCTCAGGCAGGGTCTGTGGTAGTCATGAGGGCTTCTGTTCAGCCTCAGATTGTAGCCAACGCCCAGACCGAAGTCATGCCTGGAGCAACAGTTGATGCTGGGGGTAATGTCAATGCCATATgtaaggcaggggtgggggcagataTGAGTGATTCTACACAATCTCAGACTGTGACCAAGAAACAGCTTGAGGCAATGTCCGGTGCCAGGGTTGATGACAGGAGAAATACCAATGTCACATCTAGGGTGATGACTGGAGCTGACATGAAGTCTGCTGCTCAGCCTCAAGCTGTAACCAGGGCTCAGGCTGATGTTATGCCTGATGTCAGGATTGAGGGTAGAGGCAATCCCAGTGCCACATCTAAGGTGGAGGCTGGAACAGACGTTGAATCCTATACACAGCCTCAACCTATGGCCAATGTCCAGACTGATGCCTTGCCTGATGACAGGATGAAGGCTCAGGGCAATGCCAACACCAAGTCTACAGAAGGGGCTGAGACAGACACAAAGGCACAGTCTCAGATTTCCACCAAGAGCCAGGTTGAGGCCTTACCTAGCACTAGAGGTAAATCTAGGGGCAAAGCCAAAGGCAAGAGTAAAACAGGGGTCGGAACAGACATGAAAAACTGTGCGCAGCCTCCAGCTGGGGCCAAGACCCAAGTTGATGTTTTGCCTGATTCCAGGGTTGACGGCAGGGGTGATACTAATGCCAATTCTAAGGCAGAGGCTAAGGTAGAACTGTGGGCCTGTGGTCTGCCTCAGGATATGGCCAATTCCCTGGGCGACACCTTGCCTGGTGCCAAGAATAAGGTCCAGAACAATCCCAATGCTATATCTAAGTCAGGGTCTGGGCCACATACAAAGAGCTCTAACCAGCCTCAGGCTATGGCCAATACCCAGGGTGAAGCCTTGCTTGGTGTCAAGAATAAGGCCCGAGGCACACCCAATGCTGTGTCTGAAGCAGGAACTGAGCCAGGCACAAAAGTCTCTGCCCAGCCTCAAACAGATACAACGGGTTCTACTCAGCCCCAGGCTGTGGCCGATGCCCAGGATGAGGCCTTGTGTGGTACTAAGAATAAGGTCCGGGGCAATCCCAGTGCTGTGTCTAAAGCAGGGACTGGGCCAGATACAAAGAACTCTGCCCAGCTCCAGGCTGTGGCCAGTTCCCAGGGTGAGACTTTGCCTGGAGTCAAGAATAAAGTCCGGGGCAATCCCAATGCTCTGTCTAAGACCGAGACTGGAGCAGATACAAAGAGCTCTGCCCAGCCTCAAACAGATACAACGGGCTCTGCTCAGCCCCAGGCTGTGGCCAATTCCTGGGGTGAAGCTTCACCTGCTACTAAGAATAAGGTCCGGGACAATTCCAATGCTGTGTCTAAGGCAAGGTCTGGGCCAGATACAATGTTTTCTGCCCAGCCTCAAACAGATACAGCAAACACTGCTCAGCCCCAAGCAGTGGCCAGTTCTTGGGGTGAAGGCTTGCCTGGTGTCAAGAATAAAGTCCGAGGCAATTCCAATGCTGTGTCTAAGACTGAGACTGGAGCAGACACAAAGGGATCTGCACAGCCTCAAACAGATACAGCAGGTTCTGCTCAGCCCCAGGCTGTGGCCAGTTCCCAGGGTGAAGCCATGTGTGGTACCAAGAATAAGATCCGGGGCAATCCCAATGCTGTGTCTAAGGCAAGGACTGGGCCAGATACAAAGGGTTCTGCCCAGTTGCAGGCTGTGGCCGGTTCCCAGGGTGAAGCCTTGTGTGGTACCAAGAATAAGGTCCGGGGCAATCCCAATGCTGTGTCTaaggcaggggctgggccagATACAGCAGATtctgcccagccccaggctgtgGCCATTTCCCAAAGTGAGGTCTTGCTTGGTGCTAGGAGTAAGGTCAGGGGCAATCCCAATGCTGTGTCTAAAGCAGGGACTGGACCAAATACAACAGGCTCTGCTGCACCCCAGGCTGTGACCAATTCCCAGGGTGAGGCCTCACTTGGTGCCAGGAGTAAGGTCAGGGGCAATTCCATTGCTAAGTCAAAGGTAGAGGCTGGAGCATGTATGATGGGCTCTGGGCAGCATCAATCTGTGTCCCATTCCCAGAGTAAGACCTTGTCTGGGGCAAAGGACAAAGCTATACCTAAGTCTGAGGCAGAAGCCACAGATGTCTCTGTAAAGCCCAAGGCTAAGGCCACGCTGACTTCTAAGAGTGAGGGTGGGGCAGGTACTCAGGCCTGCAGAAAATCTCAGCCTAGGGTCCATGACTATTACTGGAATGGGATTGGTATTGAGGACTGGATTGCTTCTGAGCGATGGATCAAATTTAGGTTTCAAGCTAGGGATGGCTACTGGGAGAATAGCATGTCCTGGGCTGATGATGAGAATGAAGCCAATGTTGAGTCCTGGAATGGGGCTAGGAGTGAGAATGAGGTTGGGATTCAGTCCTGGACTGCAGCTGGGGACCAGGCCAGTGgggggctgtgggctgggagTCACACCAGCGACCAGTCttgggctgggggccaggccagTGGGGGTTACTGGGTAGAGGCTGGGGACAAGGCCGTTGGAGGGTCCTGGACTGTGGCTGAGAGCCAGGCCAGTGGGGGTTCTTGGGCTGGCACTGGGACCCAGGCTATTGCAGTGCCCTGGACTGGAGGTCAGGCCAGTGATAGTTCCTGGGCTGGAGGCCAAGCCAGTGGGTTGTCCTGGACTGGGGGAGACACCATTGGAGTATCCTGGGCTGTGGTTGAGAACCAGGCCAATGGAGCATCCTGGGCTGGGACTGAGGGACAGACTAGTGGAAGGCCCCAGGATGGGGCTGGGATTCAGCCTAATGCAGGGTCCTGGGCTGCTGCTACACCTGGGAATGTGGTTAATATTGGGTACTGGGCTGTGGCTGTGGACCAGGCTACTGGAGGGTCCTGGATTCTGACTAGTGACCTGTCTGGTGGTGCATCCTGGCTTGGGACTGGTGATCTGTCTGGTGGTGGATCCAAGCCTAGACTTGAGGATCAGACTAATGGGAATGtgtcctgggctggggctggattggggCCTGAGGATCAGTCCAGTGGAAGGTCCTGGGCTAACACTGTGGACCAAGCCAGTGGAgggtctgggctgggggctgtggaTCAGACCACTGGTGGGTCCTGGGTTAGGACTGGAGAACAGGGCAATGAAGGGTCTAGGGCAGGGTTTGCAGACCAGTCCTGTGTTGGGTCCTGGACTGGCACTGGAAACCAGGCCAGTGAAGGATTCTTGATTGGGGCTGTGGACCAGGCCACTGGAGGTTCCTGGACTGCGACTAGTGATCAGTCTGGTGGTGGGTCCAAGCCTAGATTTGAGGACCAGGTTAGTGAAGAAGGGTCTTTGGCTGGGGCTGGTGGCCAGGCTGGTGGAGAGTCTAGGTCAGGACCTGAGGACCAGTCCAGTGGAGGGTCCTGGGCTGACTCTGGGGACCAAGCCAGTGGAGGGTTCTTGGTTGGGGCTGTGGAACAGGCCAGTGAAGGGTCCTGGGCTGTACCTGGGCATCAGGCTGGTGGTGAGGCAAAGCCTAGATTTGAGGATCAGGCCAAATCTGGGAGAGTGTCTTGGGCTGACAATGGGAGCCAGGCTAGTGCAGGGCCCAGGGACCAGTCTGTTGGAGATTCCTGGGCTGCCATTGGAGACCAGGCCAGTGGAGGATCTAGGCCAGTGCCCGAGAATCAGTCCACTGGATGGTACTATGTTTGCAGTGGGAGTCAGGTCAATGCAGGAGGGTGCTGGAGTGGGGCTGGTGGCCAGGCCATTGCAGGGCCTGGGCTTGGGCACATGAACCAGTCAAGTGGAGGGTCCTGGGCTGGCACTGGGAGCCAGGTCAGTGGAGGGTCttgggctggggttggggatCAGGCTGGTAGCTGTCCCAAACCTGGATTTGAGGATCAGGCTAGTGGAGGAGGGTTCTGGTCTGGTGCTGAGCACCAGGCCATTGGAGGGTCTAGTCCAGGGCCTGCAGGCCAGTCCAGTGGTGGGTCCTGGGCTGGCACTGGGAGTCCGGCCAGTGGAGGGtcttgggctggggctggggatcaGCCTGGTAGCTGTTCCAAACCTGGATTTGAGGATCATGCCAGTGGAGGAGGCTCATGGGTTGGCACTGGGGATCAGGCTGGTGGAAAATCCTGGGCTGGGTCTAGGACTGGAAATGAGGCCAGTGGAGGGTCTAGCCTGGGGCCTGAGGAGCAGGCAAGTGGAGGGTCTTGGGCTAGGGCTGGAGACCAGCCCAGTGGAAGGTCTCAGGTGAGTGCCAAGACAGAGGCCAATGAAGGATCCTGGTTTGGGGCTGGGAGTGAGGCTAGTACAGGGTCCTGGTTCTGGAGGGGGGAAGAGGCTGCTATTGTGTCTAGTCCTGGAGGTAAAAATGAGGCCAGTAATGAATCCAGATCAGGGGTTGGAGAAGAGGCTATCATTAGTTCCAGATTTGGGGCTGAGGAGAAGGCCATTGTTGGGTCCTGGATCAGATCTGATGAGGCCGCCTGTATGGATTCCTGTgtgggggctgaggctggggttggggttgAGGCCAGGCAGGAGTCTTGGCTCTGGGATAGAGATGCAGCCACTACAGGGTCTAGGCttggggctggggaagaggctggcaTGGGGTCCTGGACTTTGGCTGAGGACGTAGATGAGGATGAGCTAAGTAGAACTTCCAGCCCTGATATTGAGGAGATCAGTTTAAGGTCCTTATTTTGGGCTGAGAGTGAGAACAGTAATAAATCCAGATCCAAGCGTGAGAAAGTTGTTAATTTTGAGTGTGGGGCTGGAGATAAGTCGAGCACCAAGGATAAGCTTCAGACTGCTGATGGAGTTGATGTAAAGTCTGGGTTCTCAGATGGTAATAAAAATAGAAGTGAGGACAAATCTGCACCCAAGACTAAAGGCAAAAAGTCAGCTGAGTCAAGAGTCACATCCGTGGTCCCTGGGGCAGGAATGGGGTCATGGGCGGGAGCCATGATCTGGACAGAAATGAAATTTCCATACCAAAATGAgtcctccttcccacctgcaGATGAGCTCAGAAAGCAGATCAGGTCTGGGGAAAAAACTCAGGCCTGGGCCTGCCGCTGTAAACGTGAAACTAATATGGATCCTCAAGAGCTTGAAAAACTCATCTGCATGATTGAGATGACTGAAGATCCTTCTATTCATGAAATAGCCAATAATGCTCTCTATAACAGTCCTGATTGCCCACTTTCCCATGAAGTCATTCGTAATGCAGGTAGAATCTCAATTATTGAAAGCTTGCTCAATAATCCCTACCCCAGTGTTAGGCAGAAAGCTTTAAATGCACTGAATAACATCTCAGTGGCTGCTGAAAATCATAGGAAGGTTAAAACATACTTAAATCAAGTATGTGAAGACACCGTCACCTATCCCTTGAATTCAAATGTGCAGCTGGCTGGACTAAGATTGATAAAGCACCTGACTATTATTAGTGAATATCAGCATATGGTTACAAACTATATTTCAGAATTTCTTCGTTTGTTAACTGTGGGAAGTGGAGAAACTAAAGATCATATTTTGGGaatgcttttaaatttctctaaaaatCCATCTATGACAAAAGACTTGCTCATTGCCAATGCACCAACATCATTGATTAATATCTTtagcaagaaagaaacaaaagagaatatTCTTAATGCTCTTTcactatttgaaaatataaattaccattttaaaagaagagcaaAAGTATTTACCCAGGACAAGTTCAGTAAAAATTCTCTCTATTTCGTATTCCAACGACCTAAAGCGTGTGCTAAGAAACTTCGAGTCTTAGCAGCAGAATACAATGACCCTGAGGTGAAAGAAAGAGTTGAGCTATTATTAAGTAAACTCTGA